From Microbacterium sp. CGR2:
CGGCCAAGGAATGGGCCTCCCGACTGGAAGTGAAGACCCACGCACTCGACACCGTGGCGTCCACCCTGTCCGGAGGCAACCAGCAGAAGGTGGTGCTGGCAAAATGGCTGGCCACTGCACCGCGCGTGCTGATCATCGACGAGCCGACTCGAGGGATCGACGTGGGCACGAAATCCGAGGTGCACCGTCTGCTCTCGCAACTGGCGGGGGAGGGGCTCGGCATCCTGATGATCTCATCCGAGCTGCCCGAGGTCCTCGGCATGGCCGATCGTGTGCTCGTCATGCGCGAAGGCCGGATCACCGCCGAGATCGCACGTGAGCAGGCGACCAGCGAAAACGTGATGTACGCCGCCACCCATGCGTCAGAGTCCCACCCGGACGACGTTCTCAGCGACCAGAGGGACTCCCAGTGACCATCGCACCTGTCGTGATCGCTCCGGCGATCGCCAAGAAGCCGGGCGGGATCGGCCGAGCACGTGAACTGGGCATCTTCGCCGCGCTCCTGCTCGTCGTCATCGCTGCCACGGTGAAGAACCCGAACTTCCTGTTCAGCCCCGACGGCTGGCGTGACCTGCTGCTGACACCGTCGATCCTGGTGCTCGTCGCCGTCGGTCAGGCCATCGTCATCATCACGCGCAACGTCGACCTCTCGGTCGGCTCCATCATGGGGCTCACTGCATTCCTCACCGGACGACTGTTCATCGACATCCCCGGCATCCCGATCTGGATCGTGGTGATCGCGTCCGTCGTCTTCGGCGCTCTGCTGGGCCTGATCAACGGCGCTCTGGTGGCGTTCGCCAAGGTGCCCGCGATGGTCATCACGCTGGGCACCCTGTACGCCTATCGAGGTATCAACGTGCTCTGGACGGGCAGCGATCAGATCCATCCGTCAGATCTGCCCAAGGAGTTCCTGGGGTTGGGAACGCAGCAGATCCTGACCATCCCGGTGCTCTCGATCGTCGCGCTCATCGTGCTCGCGCTCGCCGCCTGGTACATGCGCAACACACGCGGTGGTCGCGAGTACTACGCGATCGGCTCCGACCCGGCCGCAGCCGAGCTCTACGGGCTCCAGGTCACACGGCGCGTCCTCAGTGCGTTCGTCCTCTCCGGAGCTCTCGCGGGTCTGGCCGGGGTCTTCTACGTGACGAGGTACGGATCGGTGAGCTCTCAGGTGGGTTCCGGCTGGGAGCTGGATGCCGTCGGCGCCGCAGTCATCGGCGGTATCGCGATCACCGGTGGGGTGGGCTCGGTATGGGGCGCGGCGATCGGCGCGATGCTGCTGATGACCATCAACAGGGCGCTGCCGATCCTCGGCATCCCGGACTTCTGGCAGCGCGCCGTGGTGGGGGTGCTCATCATCGGGGCCATCGTGCTCGACCGGGTTCTCGCAGTGAGACAGAAACGGCAGCTGATCGAGGCGAGGGACGAATCATGACCACGACAGCATCGACGCGGGTGATCCGCGACTACGACCGCTCGCTATGGCGTCGGATCATCGTCAACCGCGAGTTCGCGATCATCGCGCTGCTCGTGCTGGTGGTGATCGTGGCCACCGTGTCGATCCGCGGCTTCGCGCAGCCCATCACGGTCAACTACCTGCTGCTGGACGTCGCGCCGATCCTGCTGATCGCTCTGCCGATGACGCTCGTCATGATCACCGGGGAGATCGATCTGTCGGTCGGATCGATGGTGGGTCTCGCCAGCGTCGTCACCGGTGTCCTCACAGAAGCCGGCGCGCCCTTCGAAGTCGCCGCGCTCGCCGCGCTCACCGTGGGCGTCGTCGGCGGGGCCTTCAACGGCTTCCTCGTGACGGTCGTCGGACTCCCCTCGCTCGCCGTGACCATCGGAACCCTGGCGCTGTTCCGCGGGCTGGCCGTGGGCCTTCTCGGCACGACCGCCGTGACGGACTTCCCCGAGACGTGGACGGCGCTGGCGAAGGCGAAGATCGCCGGGACGACGATTCCCTATATCGTGATCCCGTTCCTGATCCTGCTCGCTGTCTTCGCCGTGGTGCTGCACTTCACCCCGTTCGGGCGGGGGATCTACGCGATCGGCCTCTCGAAGGATGCCGCGCGCTTCTCCGGAGTCGATGTCGAGCGGACGAAGTTCATCCTGTTCGTGCTTTCCGGCGTCGTCGCCGCGTTCGCCGGCATCTTCTACACGCTCCGCTTCGGGAGCGCCCGCGGTGACAACGCGACAGGGCTCGAGCTGCAGGTCATCGCGGCGGTCGTGCTCGGCGGGGTCTCCGTGTTCGGCGGTCGCGGACACCTCCACGGCGTCGTCGCGGCCGTCCTTCTGATCGGCGTGCTCGGAAG
This genomic window contains:
- a CDS encoding ABC transporter permease yields the protein MTIAPVVIAPAIAKKPGGIGRARELGIFAALLLVVIAATVKNPNFLFSPDGWRDLLLTPSILVLVAVGQAIVIITRNVDLSVGSIMGLTAFLTGRLFIDIPGIPIWIVVIASVVFGALLGLINGALVAFAKVPAMVITLGTLYAYRGINVLWTGSDQIHPSDLPKEFLGLGTQQILTIPVLSIVALIVLALAAWYMRNTRGGREYYAIGSDPAAAELYGLQVTRRVLSAFVLSGALAGLAGVFYVTRYGSVSSQVGSGWELDAVGAAVIGGIAITGGVGSVWGAAIGAMLLMTINRALPILGIPDFWQRAVVGVLIIGAIVLDRVLAVRQKRQLIEARDES
- a CDS encoding ABC transporter permease encodes the protein MTTTASTRVIRDYDRSLWRRIIVNREFAIIALLVLVVIVATVSIRGFAQPITVNYLLLDVAPILLIALPMTLVMITGEIDLSVGSMVGLASVVTGVLTEAGAPFEVAALAALTVGVVGGAFNGFLVTVVGLPSLAVTIGTLALFRGLAVGLLGTTAVTDFPETWTALAKAKIAGTTIPYIVIPFLILLAVFAVVLHFTPFGRGIYAIGLSKDAARFSGVDVERTKFILFVLSGVVAAFAGIFYTLRFGSARGDNATGLELQVIAAVVLGGVSVFGGRGHLHGVVAAVLLIGVLGSGLRLAGVTSDVINIITGGLLIFSVVAASVLAWAQRLRSKAGPPFRVAASPAP